A single genomic interval of Lewinellaceae bacterium harbors:
- a CDS encoding T9SS type A sorting domain-containing protein — MKEQVILLIFFLVSIHSNGQAWQKLSSGLDYNPARMYVDTLNAEVYISGRFQYAGGDEVNGITKWNGSSFESLGGGVDYCIRSCPAVVGVTKFQEDIYCSPTGFSIGGFEPKGLARWDGEGWSAVGTGLTFFSGADGIASEFIPTDSVLYIFGNFHVAGQDTANSVAVWDGSELQSLGFPYIYLSNNFVNIHTAIFYENVLYVGGNFSSAPGIEGTLDFAAYDGNAWFSPARIKGPNDDIGALAVYNGEIYLGGNFRVSSGNAGNAIMKLTNGTLVDVGGSFDSELANVSELIVYQGNLYAFGLFNSVGGGIPAKNMARWDGEKWCGFNFDFDGRVSIAGVLEDQLYIGGNFRRIDGDTFNYVALWEGALIPDTCGEVFVNVSSGLTAKLGFQLFPNPATHTLHLQINSVQAENAVLTIHNPAGQLQYLQQLKLSPQLQQHQVDVSTWPPGVYFLRLQAGARQVARRFVKTGTG, encoded by the coding sequence ATGAAGGAACAAGTAATATTATTAATTTTTTTTCTCGTTTCCATCCATTCCAACGGCCAGGCCTGGCAAAAACTATCGAGCGGGTTAGACTATAACCCTGCTAGAATGTACGTAGATACGCTAAATGCAGAGGTATACATTTCAGGCCGGTTTCAATACGCGGGCGGAGATGAAGTGAATGGCATTACGAAATGGAATGGAAGTAGTTTTGAAAGCCTGGGCGGTGGCGTGGATTACTGTATTCGATCCTGTCCTGCCGTAGTAGGAGTTACTAAATTTCAGGAAGATATCTATTGCTCTCCTACCGGCTTTAGCATCGGCGGGTTTGAACCCAAAGGTCTGGCGCGTTGGGATGGCGAAGGCTGGTCTGCGGTTGGTACAGGCCTTACTTTTTTTTCAGGGGCAGATGGCATTGCAAGTGAATTTATTCCAACAGATTCTGTATTATATATTTTTGGAAACTTTCATGTTGCCGGGCAGGATACCGCCAATAGCGTGGCCGTTTGGGACGGCAGTGAACTACAAAGCTTGGGGTTTCCATATATATATTTATCCAATAATTTTGTGAATATTCATACGGCCATTTTCTACGAGAATGTCCTTTATGTTGGGGGTAACTTCAGTTCGGCTCCTGGTATAGAGGGCACTTTAGATTTTGCTGCCTACGATGGCAACGCCTGGTTTTCGCCAGCTAGGATAAAAGGGCCGAATGATGATATAGGTGCTCTGGCGGTATATAATGGTGAAATATACCTGGGCGGCAACTTCAGAGTGTCCAGCGGCAATGCCGGCAACGCTATCATGAAATTAACCAACGGTACTCTTGTTGATGTGGGGGGCAGCTTTGACAGCGAATTGGCCAATGTTAGCGAATTAATTGTATACCAGGGCAACCTTTACGCATTTGGCCTTTTCAATTCGGTCGGCGGAGGCATTCCGGCGAAGAATATGGCTCGATGGGACGGCGAAAAATGGTGTGGCTTCAATTTCGACTTTGATGGAAGGGTAAGTATCGCCGGCGTACTTGAAGACCAGCTTTATATCGGCGGCAATTTTCGGCGTATTGATGGCGATACTTTCAATTATGTGGCGCTATGGGAAGGAGCGTTGATACCAGATACTTGCGGTGAAGTGTTCGTTAATGTATCATCTGGCCTTACTGCAAAACTGGGATTTCAACTCTTCCCCAACCCCGCCACCCACACCCTCCACCTCCAAATCAACAGCGTCCAGGCAGAAAACGCCGTTCTCACCATACACAACCCCGCCGGCCAGCTGCAGTACTTGCAACAGTTGAAGCTTTCTCCCCAGCTTCAGCAGCACCAGGTAGACGTCTCCACCTGGCCGCCGGGGGTGTATTTCCTGCGCCTGCAGGCGGGGGCGCGGCAGGTGGCGAGACGGTTCGTGAAGACAGGGACAGGATGA
- a CDS encoding Uma2 family endonuclease, with the protein MAGSTGITIALPDEEGLEISLSGPLSQEEFEQFCRNNPDLQAEREPNGKIWIMPPVNLDSGYHEGEVFAELRNFSKKDGRGRAFSPSTGFFLPDGSTRSADASWVSWEKLNQLTPQQRKTFPPLVPDFIIEVRSQSDSLPQLQRKMKDVWMANGVQLAWLIDPKEEKTYIYRADGSEEVIVGFDQQLNGEAVLPGFLLDLSLLEM; encoded by the coding sequence ATGGCTGGTTCAACTGGTATTACTATAGCATTGCCCGATGAGGAAGGGTTGGAAATTAGCCTTTCCGGCCCGTTAAGCCAGGAGGAGTTCGAACAATTCTGCCGGAACAACCCCGATCTGCAGGCAGAGCGGGAACCCAATGGAAAAATTTGGATCATGCCCCCCGTAAACCTAGACTCCGGTTATCATGAAGGCGAAGTATTTGCCGAACTCAGGAATTTTAGCAAAAAAGATGGCAGAGGCCGGGCTTTCAGCCCTTCTACCGGATTTTTCTTGCCGGATGGCTCCACCCGCTCAGCCGACGCCTCCTGGGTTTCCTGGGAAAAGCTGAATCAACTCACTCCTCAACAGCGGAAAACCTTTCCGCCTTTAGTACCCGATTTTATTATTGAAGTCCGCTCCCAGTCCGATTCACTGCCGCAGCTCCAACGCAAGATGAAAGACGTATGGATGGCCAACGGCGTCCAACTGGCCTGGTTGATCGACCCCAAAGAAGAAAAAACATACATCTACCGCGCCGACGGCAGCGAGGAGGTAATCGTTGGTTTTGATCAGCAACTCAATGGGGAAGCGGTGCTGCCCGGCTTTTTGCTGGACCTAAGCTTGCTGGAGATGTGA
- a CDS encoding endonuclease/exonuclease/phosphatase family protein, giving the protein MHSKPIFLSLLLLLSLQAVAQQQYKVGVIGFYNFENLFDTLDAPDIRDEEFTPAGSNAWNTEKYLEKLHNLSRVVSELATDITPDGVSILGVSEVENRKVLEDFVQQPLVKGRNYQIVHHDSPDERGIDVALLYNPKYFEVLGTKAMPLLIYRDGGERDFTRDVLLVSGLYDGEPLHIMVNHWPSRSGGEAASQPFRNAAAMICKAAADSLMQEDPNAKILIMGDLNDDPISPSVKKILNAQREKGAVRKGGLYNPAYNLFKKGIGTLAYRDAWSLFDQILLSYGLVNGNTEGYQFYKYSVYNEPYLLQSSGPYAGYPFRSYSWGSYIGGYSDHFAVYVALVKAVER; this is encoded by the coding sequence ATGCATTCGAAACCAATTTTCCTTTCTCTGCTTTTGCTCCTTTCCCTTCAGGCAGTTGCCCAGCAACAGTATAAAGTAGGCGTCATCGGCTTCTACAACTTCGAGAATTTATTCGATACGCTGGACGCGCCGGACATCCGGGACGAGGAGTTCACCCCTGCCGGAAGCAATGCCTGGAATACGGAAAAATACCTCGAAAAACTCCACAACCTCTCCCGGGTCGTTTCCGAGCTGGCTACCGACATCACCCCCGACGGCGTTTCCATACTCGGCGTATCGGAGGTGGAGAACCGCAAAGTGCTGGAAGACTTCGTCCAGCAGCCGCTGGTCAAAGGCCGGAACTACCAGATCGTCCACCACGACTCCCCCGACGAACGGGGTATCGACGTGGCGCTTTTGTACAACCCCAAATATTTTGAAGTCCTTGGCACCAAGGCCATGCCCCTGCTGATCTACCGGGACGGCGGCGAGCGGGACTTCACCCGCGACGTGCTGCTCGTCTCCGGGCTTTACGACGGCGAGCCACTCCACATCATGGTCAACCACTGGCCGAGCCGCAGCGGCGGGGAGGCCGCCAGCCAGCCCTTCCGCAATGCCGCCGCCATGATCTGCAAAGCCGCCGCAGATTCGCTGATGCAGGAAGACCCCAACGCCAAGATCCTCATCATGGGCGACCTGAACGACGACCCGATCAGCCCCAGCGTCAAAAAAATCCTCAACGCGCAGCGGGAAAAGGGAGCGGTAAGAAAAGGCGGCTTGTACAACCCGGCATACAACCTGTTTAAAAAAGGCATTGGCACCCTGGCCTACCGCGACGCCTGGAGCCTATTCGACCAGATTCTGCTCAGTTATGGCCTGGTGAACGGCAATACGGAGGGGTATCAGTTCTATAAGTATTCCGTCTATAATGAGCCGTATCTGCTGCAGTCGAGCGGGCCGTATGCAGGCTATCCGTTCCGCAGCTACAGCTGGGGATCTTATATAGGAGGATACAGCGACCATTTTGCGGTGTATGTGGCGCTGGTGAAGGCGGTGGAGCGGTAG
- a CDS encoding carboxypeptidase-like regulatory domain-containing protein gives MKSTLLTLFTFLLTLSIHAKTVNVRGTVHDGGTKLPLEGVVVRMDDSRATAVTDGKGAFLFFGIEEGAHTFSIDAEGFVSQSISVQVESDGEQDFNLGAIELAPAQQESGIVNKEDFIPTITLSDEDLEQESDNQNISGVLSASRDVFVSTAAFTFGSARFRIRGYDSEEAAVYVNGIPFNELENGRVFWSAWGGLNDVIRNRDTEVGLNPVPYSFGGLGGATSIDTRASLQRRQIRLTYSASNRGYRNRAMATLSTGMMDNGWAVAFSGSHRWADEGYQPGTFYDSWAYFLSVDRKLGDKHLLNLNVFGSPTKRGRAGASTQELYNLAGSNYYNSYWGYQNGKVRNSRVSDIHQPVVILRHDWTISPKATLTTAASYQFGRVGSSALNWFDAPDPRPDYYRKMPSYFRLSGWDEAAAIVEQDLLADKNALQVQWDELYDANRNSQLGEKFSYLLDGQEYTGKWSQYIVEDRRYDTREMNFYSNYQHAITSQFTLTGGISYQAQTVETFKTVEDLLGGDFFVNVDPFAVRDFSDDFDIQQNDLNNPSEILEQGDVFGYNYDIDVRKGELWMQGEMSLPKLDLFLAGSVSNTQFWRTGKYRTGRFPDNSFGESEKQSFTNIGVKGGATYKLDGRNYLFANAAFLTRAPFSRNAFVSPRTRDQVVKGMDSETIYGGEAGYLLRSPNVKARASAYYTQFENRIDLIQFYNDLSRSFGAFVITGLNQRHLGAELAVETKITSSLSATAVAALGQYIYNSRGTGYLYEDNSEAFDANAEGFEVYSKNVYIPGRPQNAYTLGLQYRPKGFWFAYLNFNYFEGVWIDYNPLSRTPEAVLGVEPNSAEYERIIEQKKGDDAFTVDFFGGKSFRFGDIFLYLNVGVNNILDNQDFITGGFDQLRFDFNVRSGDDTVFIPRYYYLYGRNYFVNVSLRF, from the coding sequence TTGAAAAGTACATTACTCACTCTATTTACCTTTCTTCTGACACTTTCTATCCACGCCAAAACGGTAAACGTCCGTGGAACTGTCCATGACGGCGGCACCAAACTGCCGTTGGAAGGGGTGGTAGTCCGGATGGACGATTCCAGGGCCACGGCGGTTACGGATGGAAAAGGGGCTTTCCTCTTCTTTGGCATCGAAGAAGGCGCGCACACTTTTTCCATCGATGCGGAGGGCTTTGTCAGCCAATCCATCAGCGTGCAGGTGGAAAGCGACGGCGAGCAGGATTTCAACCTCGGCGCCATCGAGCTGGCGCCCGCGCAACAGGAATCCGGCATCGTCAACAAGGAGGATTTCATCCCCACCATCACCCTGTCGGACGAGGACCTGGAGCAGGAATCGGACAACCAGAACATATCGGGCGTGCTTTCGGCTTCCCGCGATGTTTTTGTTTCCACCGCCGCTTTTACCTTCGGCTCGGCGCGTTTCCGCATCCGGGGCTACGATTCGGAAGAGGCCGCCGTTTACGTCAACGGCATCCCCTTCAATGAACTGGAGAACGGCAGGGTGTTCTGGAGCGCCTGGGGCGGCCTGAACGACGTGATCCGCAACCGGGACACTGAGGTCGGACTCAATCCCGTGCCTTATTCCTTCGGCGGATTGGGGGGCGCCACCTCTATCGACACCCGGGCCTCTCTGCAGCGCCGGCAAATCCGCCTGACCTACTCAGCATCCAACCGCGGATACCGCAACCGCGCCATGGCCACGCTCTCCACCGGAATGATGGACAACGGCTGGGCCGTGGCATTCTCCGGCTCCCACCGCTGGGCAGACGAAGGCTACCAACCCGGCACTTTTTACGATTCCTGGGCCTATTTCCTGTCGGTCGACCGAAAGCTGGGCGATAAACACCTGCTGAACCTCAATGTTTTCGGTTCGCCGACCAAGCGGGGCAGGGCAGGGGCCAGCACCCAGGAACTGTATAACCTCGCCGGCAGCAATTACTACAACTCCTACTGGGGTTATCAAAACGGTAAAGTACGCAATTCCAGAGTCTCCGATATCCATCAGCCGGTGGTGATTCTTCGCCACGACTGGACGATCAGCCCCAAGGCTACGCTGACTACCGCCGCCTCCTATCAATTCGGGCGCGTCGGGAGCAGCGCCCTGAACTGGTTTGACGCCCCAGACCCCCGGCCGGACTACTACCGCAAAATGCCCAGTTACTTCCGCCTCAGCGGCTGGGACGAGGCCGCCGCTATCGTGGAGCAGGACCTGCTTGCCGATAAGAATGCCCTGCAGGTACAATGGGACGAATTATACGACGCCAACCGCAACAGCCAGCTCGGCGAGAAATTTTCCTACCTGCTGGATGGCCAGGAATATACTGGAAAATGGTCGCAGTACATCGTAGAAGATCGCCGCTATGACACGCGGGAGATGAATTTCTACTCCAATTATCAGCACGCCATTACCAGCCAGTTTACCCTGACCGGAGGCATTTCCTACCAGGCGCAAACCGTGGAAACCTTCAAAACAGTAGAGGACCTGCTCGGCGGTGATTTTTTCGTGAATGTCGACCCTTTTGCCGTCCGGGATTTTTCGGATGACTTCGACATCCAGCAGAATGACCTGAACAATCCCAGCGAAATCCTGGAACAAGGAGACGTGTTCGGTTACAACTACGACATCGACGTGCGCAAGGGAGAGCTGTGGATGCAGGGAGAGATGTCGCTTCCCAAGTTGGACCTCTTCCTGGCGGGCAGCGTATCCAATACGCAATTCTGGCGCACCGGCAAATACCGCACCGGGCGCTTTCCGGACAACTCCTTCGGCGAATCCGAAAAACAGAGCTTTACGAACATCGGCGTCAAAGGAGGGGCCACCTATAAACTGGACGGCAGGAACTACCTCTTTGCCAACGCTGCTTTCCTGACCCGGGCGCCCTTCTCCCGCAATGCCTTTGTCTCGCCCCGCACCCGCGACCAGGTGGTGAAGGGGATGGACAGCGAAACAATCTATGGAGGAGAGGCTGGCTACCTGCTGCGTTCTCCCAATGTCAAAGCCCGGGCGAGCGCTTACTATACTCAGTTTGAAAACCGCATAGACCTCATTCAATTCTACAACGACCTGAGCCGCTCTTTCGGTGCGTTCGTCATAACCGGCCTGAACCAGCGCCACCTGGGCGCCGAGCTGGCCGTCGAAACCAAGATCACCTCCAGCCTGAGCGCCACCGCAGTAGCAGCACTGGGCCAGTACATTTACAACTCCCGGGGAACCGGTTATTTATACGAAGATAATTCAGAGGCCTTCGATGCCAATGCCGAAGGGTTTGAGGTGTATTCAAAGAATGTTTACATTCCCGGCCGGCCTCAGAACGCCTACACGCTGGGGTTGCAGTACCGCCCCAAGGGTTTCTGGTTTGCCTACCTCAACTTCAACTATTTCGAGGGCGTCTGGATCGACTATAACCCGCTGTCCCGCACTCCGGAGGCGGTGTTGGGCGTAGAGCCCAACTCCGCCGAGTACGAGCGGATCATCGAGCAAAAAAAGGGGGACGATGCTTTTACGGTTGACTTTTTTGGGGGGAAATCTTTCCGGTTTGGAGACATTTTCTTATACCTCAACGTCGGGGTGAACAACATCCTGGACAACCAGGATTTCATCACCGGCGGGTTCGACCAGCTCCGCTTTGATTTCAATGTGCGGTCGGGCGATGACACGGTATTCATCCCGCGCTATTACTATCTGTACGGAAGGAACTATTTCGTCAACGTGAGTTTGCGCTTCTGA
- a CDS encoding methyltransferase translates to MTITRKKAKPFHFKQFTIHQDRCSMKVGTDGVLLGAWADVGEAAHILDVGTGSGLIAIMLAQRAEGAHIHAVEVDQASAGQARENMEVSPWKGRLQVFHAPVQEYARSVSTPYDLIVSNPPFFSGGTFSHNQDRNSVRHTIKLPHGDLLSAARSLLAPRGRFCLILPYIEGLRFQELAKNYHLYCTRETEVKPTKDKPVERLLLQFEREAREIEKNSLVIQNNKRNDWTEEYVKLAGDFYLKM, encoded by the coding sequence ATGACTATCACCAGGAAAAAAGCGAAGCCTTTTCATTTCAAGCAGTTCACCATTCACCAGGACCGCTGCAGCATGAAAGTAGGCACCGACGGGGTGCTGCTGGGCGCCTGGGCTGATGTGGGGGAAGCTGCCCACATATTGGATGTGGGCACGGGAAGCGGCCTCATTGCCATCATGCTGGCCCAGAGAGCGGAAGGCGCCCATATTCACGCCGTGGAAGTAGACCAGGCCTCCGCTGGCCAGGCCCGGGAAAACATGGAGGTTTCCCCCTGGAAAGGCCGCCTGCAGGTTTTTCACGCTCCAGTTCAGGAATACGCCCGCTCGGTTTCCACCCCATACGACCTCATTGTCAGCAATCCCCCCTTTTTTTCCGGAGGCACTTTTTCGCACAACCAGGACAGAAACAGCGTCCGGCATACCATAAAGTTGCCCCATGGCGACCTGCTGTCGGCAGCGCGCAGTTTGCTGGCGCCCCGGGGCCGTTTCTGCCTTATCCTGCCCTACATTGAGGGCCTGCGGTTCCAGGAGCTGGCGAAAAACTACCACCTGTACTGCACCCGGGAGACGGAAGTAAAACCCACAAAGGACAAACCGGTAGAGCGGCTGCTCCTGCAATTCGAACGGGAGGCCAGGGAAATAGAAAAGAACAGCCTTGTCATTCAAAACAATAAGCGCAATGACTGGACGGAGGAGTATGTGAAGCTGGCCGGCGATTTTTACCTGAAGATGTAG
- a CDS encoding DNA-binding protein yields MNITFEELRAIKHKLPTGSVRRIAKELNLNEQTVRNYFGANKFAEGDITDKHIQPGPHGGIVHLEDTSILEAAKRILAETEKSELQEEES; encoded by the coding sequence ATGAATATTACATTCGAGGAGCTGCGGGCAATCAAGCACAAACTGCCCACCGGCAGCGTCCGCAGAATTGCCAAAGAATTGAACCTTAACGAGCAAACCGTACGCAACTATTTTGGGGCCAACAAATTTGCTGAAGGCGACATCACCGACAAACACATCCAGCCGGGCCCACACGGCGGCATAGTCCACCTGGAAGACACCAGTATCCTGGAAGCAGCCAAAAGGATTTTAGCAGAAACAGAAAAGTCAGAACTACAGGAAGAAGAGAGCTGA
- a CDS encoding transglycosylase domain-containing protein gives MKDRWINFRRRFAVDWYNFWIDYPAAGWTVKGVKFSLILAFIAGTALVASIAAGAFGKLPTEEDLAGVTQYVASEVYASDSTLLGRYYFENRSNIRYKDISPHFIHALVATEDARYFEHNGVDLRAWARVFFKTLLRGERSSGGGSTISQQLAKNLYPREEYGKYSLIINKIKEVFIAMRLEKLYAKEELLELYLNTVPFSENTFGIKVAAQRFFNTSPARLTPTQSAVLVAMLKATTLYNPIAQPQNALERRNLVLGQMARYGYLSQRLSDSLVKEPLSLNYFPITHNKGPAPYFREHLRLELKELLKDKRKPNGMAYNIYTDGLKVYTSLNARMQAVAEKTVAEQMENLQAAFTRHLNGADPWEAEGVLESAIRHSSRYQSLRNAGLDSMAIDSVFRIPTEMEAFSWNGGKEKRKMSPLDSIKYYLGLLNAGFLALDPRSGEVLAWVGGVNHEFFKYDHVLSTRSVGSTFKPIVYATALQKGIPPCSYYPNQLRMYPQYEYWMPKNATNDYGGYYSLEGGLINSVNTVTVQLMMQARPQNVARLAQRLGISSEIPAVPAIALGAVDVSLKDMVTVYSTFAMRGARPELHYIRRVESPDGTVLIDNAWKKDTCNWDRPLWEDEADIMNEMLQAVVDRGTGRRIRYRYNMKFPLAGKTGTSQNHSDGWFIGYTPRIVAGAWVGAESPAVRFRNLSLGQGANTGLPIVAFFLQKLQEDENLSAYINAPFPEPGADVQQMLTCPDVVWPDQKKGSEEDSRETAKTVTNEAPATTSVASAKLSQ, from the coding sequence ATGAAGGACAGATGGATCAATTTCAGGCGCCGCTTTGCAGTAGATTGGTATAATTTCTGGATCGACTATCCCGCTGCAGGATGGACGGTCAAGGGGGTTAAATTTTCCCTCATTCTCGCCTTTATTGCCGGAACTGCGCTCGTGGCCAGCATCGCCGCCGGGGCATTCGGCAAACTTCCGACGGAAGAAGACCTGGCTGGAGTTACCCAATATGTAGCTTCTGAAGTCTATGCATCCGACAGCACCCTGCTGGGCCGCTACTATTTCGAAAACCGAAGCAATATCCGGTACAAAGACATTTCCCCCCATTTTATCCATGCCCTGGTCGCTACGGAAGATGCGCGGTATTTCGAACACAATGGGGTAGACCTCCGGGCATGGGCAAGGGTCTTTTTCAAAACCTTGCTCAGGGGCGAGCGTTCTTCGGGCGGAGGCAGCACCATCAGCCAGCAATTGGCGAAAAACCTCTACCCCCGGGAGGAGTACGGCAAATACTCCCTGATCATCAACAAGATCAAGGAGGTATTCATCGCCATGCGCCTCGAAAAATTGTACGCCAAGGAAGAATTGCTGGAGCTGTACCTGAATACCGTTCCCTTCAGCGAAAACACTTTTGGCATCAAGGTTGCTGCTCAGCGCTTTTTCAATACCAGCCCCGCCCGGCTCACCCCCACCCAATCGGCGGTCCTGGTCGCCATGCTGAAGGCCACCACCCTGTATAACCCCATCGCTCAACCTCAGAATGCGCTGGAGCGGCGCAATCTCGTCCTGGGACAAATGGCCAGGTATGGCTATCTTTCTCAGCGCCTGTCCGATTCCCTGGTTAAAGAACCTTTGTCCCTCAACTATTTCCCAATCACTCATAATAAAGGCCCGGCGCCCTACTTTCGCGAGCACCTCCGGCTGGAACTCAAGGAACTGCTCAAAGACAAGCGGAAGCCCAACGGCATGGCCTACAATATATACACGGACGGGTTGAAGGTGTACACCAGCCTGAACGCGAGGATGCAGGCCGTCGCTGAAAAAACGGTCGCCGAACAGATGGAAAACCTGCAGGCAGCCTTCACCCGCCACCTTAACGGCGCCGACCCCTGGGAAGCCGAAGGGGTGCTGGAATCAGCCATCAGGCATTCTTCCCGGTATCAAAGCCTGCGCAACGCCGGGCTGGATAGCATGGCCATCGACTCTGTTTTCCGCATTCCAACCGAAATGGAGGCCTTTAGCTGGAACGGAGGCAAGGAAAAGCGCAAAATGAGCCCGCTGGATTCCATAAAATACTATCTGGGGCTGCTCAATGCCGGGTTTCTGGCGCTGGACCCCCGGAGCGGAGAAGTACTGGCATGGGTGGGTGGCGTCAATCACGAATTTTTCAAATACGACCACGTGCTTTCCACCCGCTCCGTGGGTTCCACCTTCAAGCCTATCGTTTACGCCACTGCTTTGCAGAAGGGTATTCCGCCCTGCTCTTATTACCCGAACCAGCTGAGGATGTACCCGCAGTACGAGTACTGGATGCCCAAAAACGCCACGAACGACTATGGCGGTTATTATTCGCTGGAAGGCGGCCTGATCAATAGCGTCAATACGGTTACTGTTCAGTTGATGATGCAGGCGCGCCCCCAAAACGTGGCCCGCCTGGCGCAGCGCCTGGGCATCAGTTCCGAAATTCCCGCCGTGCCTGCTATCGCTCTGGGCGCCGTGGACGTTTCACTGAAAGACATGGTTACGGTTTACAGCACCTTCGCTATGCGGGGCGCCCGCCCTGAGCTGCATTACATCCGGCGGGTAGAAAGCCCGGATGGCACAGTGCTCATCGACAACGCCTGGAAAAAAGACACCTGCAACTGGGACCGCCCCTTGTGGGAGGATGAAGCAGATATAATGAACGAGATGCTCCAGGCGGTTGTCGACCGGGGCACCGGGCGCCGCATCCGCTACCGCTACAATATGAAATTCCCGCTGGCGGGCAAGACCGGCACCAGCCAGAACCATTCCGATGGGTGGTTCATCGGCTATACCCCCAGGATCGTGGCTGGCGCCTGGGTCGGAGCCGAATCTCCGGCAGTGCGGTTCCGCAACCTCAGCCTGGGGCAGGGCGCCAACACCGGCCTGCCCATCGTGGCTTTTTTCCTCCAAAAGCTGCAGGAGGACGAAAACCTCAGCGCTTACATCAACGCCCCGTTCCCCGAGCCGGGAGCCGACGTGCAACAAATGCTCACCTGCCCGGACGTAGTATGGCCCGACCAGAAAAAGGGTTCGGAAGAAGACAGCCGGGAAACAGCTAAAACGGTTACCAACGAAGCGCCCGCCACCACTTCTGTCGCTTCGGCCAAGCTGAGCCAGTAA
- a CDS encoding glycosyltransferase: protein MRPLPIAFYLVAKNLERIVLLSPAHPLRGGIASSTERLAQELQEQGYAVQIYSFKLQYPSLLFPGKTQYADGPPPPGLEIVPAVNSVNPFNWWKVGRRLRREAPDLVIARFWLPFMGPSMGTILRLAKGNGITKTMAITDNVIPHERRPGDRLLTRYFIGAVDAFIVMSRSVGEDIRQFTPDKPLKYIPHPIFDNYGPLCAREEALKRLGLPEGNPYLLFFGFIRDYKGLDLLLRAMGDGRVKALGVKLLVAGEFYGSDEPYWQIIREEGIENQVIFRPDYIPNEEVKYYFGAANLVAQPYKSATQSGISQLAYHFECPMLVTNVGGLPEIVEHGKEGYVVEVSVQAIADAIVDYFACEREKEMRAGVRRGKQRFSWSNMVKGIESLYQKL, encoded by the coding sequence ATGCGGCCTCTGCCTATAGCTTTCTATCTTGTGGCCAAAAATTTGGAACGCATCGTTCTCCTTTCTCCGGCACACCCGCTCCGCGGCGGGATCGCCTCCTCGACTGAACGCCTGGCGCAGGAACTTCAGGAGCAGGGCTATGCCGTACAGATCTATTCCTTTAAACTGCAATATCCTTCCCTGCTATTTCCGGGCAAAACGCAATACGCGGACGGGCCCCCTCCTCCTGGCCTGGAGATTGTGCCGGCCGTCAATTCAGTCAATCCTTTCAACTGGTGGAAAGTAGGCCGCCGGCTGCGACGGGAAGCTCCCGATCTGGTCATTGCCCGTTTCTGGCTTCCGTTCATGGGGCCTTCGATGGGCACGATCCTCCGGCTGGCCAAAGGCAACGGGATTACGAAAACCATGGCGATCACCGATAACGTCATCCCCCACGAACGGCGGCCGGGAGACCGGCTGCTGACCCGGTATTTCATCGGCGCCGTAGATGCTTTTATCGTGATGTCCCGTTCGGTGGGGGAGGATATTCGGCAATTTACCCCCGATAAACCGCTGAAATACATTCCGCATCCCATTTTTGACAATTACGGGCCATTGTGCGCCAGAGAAGAGGCGCTAAAAAGGCTGGGCCTGCCCGAGGGCAATCCCTACCTGTTGTTTTTTGGCTTCATCCGGGATTACAAAGGGCTGGACCTCCTCCTGAGGGCCATGGGCGACGGACGCGTCAAGGCGTTGGGCGTAAAGCTTCTGGTAGCCGGAGAATTCTACGGCAGTGACGAGCCGTACTGGCAGATCATCCGGGAGGAAGGCATCGAAAACCAGGTGATATTCCGGCCTGATTACATTCCCAATGAAGAAGTGAAGTATTATTTTGGCGCCGCCAACCTGGTGGCGCAGCCATATAAATCGGCCACCCAAAGCGGCATTTCCCAACTGGCCTATCATTTTGAATGCCCGATGCTGGTGACCAATGTGGGAGGCCTTCCGGAGATCGTCGAACACGGAAAAGAAGGCTACGTTGTTGAAGTCAGCGTTCAGGCAATCGCTGACGCCATCGTAGATTATTTTGCCTGTGAACGGGAAAAAGAAATGAGAGCAGGGGTCAGGCGGGGAAAGCAGCGCTTTTCCTGGAGCAATATGGTAAAAGGCATTGAATCATTATACCAGAAGCTATGA